A window of Benincasa hispida cultivar B227 chromosome 9, ASM972705v1, whole genome shotgun sequence genomic DNA:
gtgtgtatatatatttctgcTTCTTCACCTCTTGATCTTGCAACTCCGAGCAACTAGAACACCAGTTGGTGGACTAGTCATCACCAACTGGCATCGGCTGTGCAACCAGTAAGAGTAATGAATAATACCCAGTGAAGCTTTGACCCTAAAAGTTCCTCTGATGTTATAGACAACTTTGTTGTTCTGTACCTGTCGTCGAAGTACCAACCCGAAATTTTGTGGCAAGAAAACTAGACTGGATATCAAGTGAACAGGTTGTAACCTGACTTCCTTTTTTCTTTGACTGAAAGGTTGGATTGCTTGAGTTGCTATGAGTCTATCCCCAAAAAACAGCTCTATGTCAGCATTCTCGTACCTCAGATCGACTCTATGGTTCGGGTTGGTGAAATTTATGAGAACGGTGAAGTCTCCATTGAGATATTCAGGTGCATCAAAGTAGATGGTGCTGAGGCTTGCATTTGGTATGTCAAACAAAGGATTTCTTGGTCTAACAACCAGGAAAATGATCAAAGTTGCAATTCCAAGGAAGATGAGAAGAAGACTAAAAAGTAAACACAGGAATGCAAAACACCATATAATTGGATTCGTTTGGCGTGGCCGAGCTTGCTGTAGTAATTGTGGTTTTCTGTACTTACTCGAGTCTGTATGATTTGTATTCAGCAGCGGCGTGTGTGGTTTTGTAGCTCGATTTTGTACAATTATTTGATCCAAGGAAGCCAGCTCTGCATCTCTTGAAGATGAAGCAGGAGTAGTAGATGCTTGAGCAACTACTGCCGAGGCGGGGGATGGTGTAGTCGTTGGTTCAGCAGCAGTGTTGGATGGCGAACTTGCTGATGGAGTTATGAAAGTTGGtgttggtggtggtggtggaggAGGAGGATATAGAGGAGGCATCTGAGCAAGGCTGAATGAGAATCCTCAGA
This region includes:
- the LOC120085632 gene encoding uncharacterized protein LOC120085632; translation: MPPLYPPPPPPPPTPTFITPSASSPSNTAAEPTTTPSPASAVVAQASTTPASSSRDAELASLDQIIVQNRATKPHTPLLNTNHTDSSKYRKPQLLQQARPRQTNPIIWCFAFLCLLFSLLLIFLGIATLIIFLVVRPRNPLFDIPNASLSTIYFDAPEYLNGDFTVLINFTNPNHRVDLRYENADIELFFGDRLIATQAIQPFSQRKKEVRLQPVHLISSLVFLPQNFGLVLRRQVQNNKVVYNIRGTFRVKASLGIIHYSYWLHSRCQLVMTSPPTGVLVARSCKIKR